From one Coregonus clupeaformis isolate EN_2021a unplaced genomic scaffold, ASM2061545v1 scaf1562, whole genome shotgun sequence genomic stretch:
- the LOC123487242 gene encoding vegetative cell wall protein gp1-like: MVMTVGNNTAQPPELQPPRQLSPQSSSHPVSSAPRAPATPSAQPPELQPPRQLSPQSSSHPVSSAPRAPATPSAQPPELQPPSSAWSSSHPVSPPELQPPRQLSPPELQPPPSAQPLQPPRQPPSPQSPSLPVSPPAPRAPASPSAPSLPVSPPEPQPPRQPPRAPASPSAPQSPSLPVSPPASPSAPSLPVSPQSPSLPVSPQSPSLPISPQSPSLPSAPSLPVSPQSPSLPVSPQSPSLPSAPRAPASPSAPSLPVSPQPPRQPPELQPPRQLSPQPPATPLRKNVCTHDCKSLWIKASAKWHIIISFYFTSVVKCRLDWIMVVKGHVMWGMTGITLTGVLSSERERARESERQRERERERERERERERQRERERESERQREREREREREIETERERERERETER, encoded by the exons ATGGTGATGACCGT AGGGAATAACACAGCTCAGCCCCCAGAGCTCCAGCCACCCCGTCAGCTCAGCCCCCAGAGCTCCAGCCACCCCGTCAGCTCAGCCCCCAGAGCTCCAGCCACCCCGTCAGCTCAGCCCCCAGAGCTCCAGCCACCCCGTCAGCTCAGCCCCCAGAGCTCCAGCCACCCCGTCAGCTCAGCCCCCAGAGCTCCAGCCACCCCGTCAGCTCAGCCCCCAGAGCTCCAGCCACCCTCGTCAGCCTGGAGCTCCAGCCACCCCGTCAGCCCCCCAGAGCTCCAGCCACCCCGTCAGCTCAGCCCCCCAGAGCTCCAGCCACCCCCGTCAGCTCAGCCCCTCCAGCCACCCCGTcagccccccagcccccagaGCCCCAGCCTCCCCGTcagccccccagcccccagaGCCCCAGCCTCCCCGTCAGCCCCCAGCCTCCCCGTCAGCCCCCCAGAGCCCCAGCCTCCCCGTCAGCCCCCCAGAGCCCCAGCCTCCCCGTCAGCCCCCCAGAGCCCCAGCCTCCCCGTCAGCCCCCCAGCCTCCCCGTCAGCCCCCAGCCTCCCCGTCAGCCCCCAGAGCCCCAGCCTCCCCGTCAGCCCCCAGAGCCCCAGCCTCCCCATCAGCCCCCAGAGCCCCAGCCTCCCGTCAGCCCCCAGCCTCCCCGTCAGCCCCCAGAGCCCCAGCCTCCCCGTCAGCCCCCAGAGCCCCAGCCTCCCGTCAGCCCCCAGAGCCCCAGCCTCCCCGTCAGCCCCCAGCCTCCCCGTCAGCCCCCAGCCTCCCCGTCAGCCCCCAGAGCTCCAGCCACCCCGTCAgctcagcccccagcccccagccaccCC tttacgtaaaaatgtatgcacacatgactgtaagtcgctttggataaaagcgtctgctaaatggcatattattattagtttttattttacttctgtggTGAAATGTAGATTGGACTGGATTATGGTTGTTAAAGGCCATGTCATGTGGGGGATGACTGGAATCACTCTCACAGGAGTTCttagttcagagagagagagagcgagagagagtgagagacagagagagagagagagagagagagagagagagagagagagagagagacagagagagagagagagagagagtgagagacagagagagagagagagagagagagagagagagatagagacagagagagagagagagagagagagagagacagagaggtga